TGAACGCCCTATCATTACCTGCTCCTATAAAAATATCTACCGTCTTGGTATGAAAACGATCATATGGCGATATATTAGGATGAGCATTGCCGGTTGGCACAGGGGTCTCATTTGACAACATGTAGTTTGGGATATGTGGATGCATCAGGGACACTGCGCAATCATAAAGGGTCATATCAATAAACTGACCAATCCCTGATTGCTCACGCTCTCGCAGAGCCATTAAAATTCCGATTACCGAGTAGAGGCCTGTCCCCATATCTACCATTGGGATACCTATTCGTGTTGGACCACTTTCAGAGTCACCGTTTACACTAAACCAACCCGCGTACGCTTGAACAATAGCGTCATAGCCAGGGAGTCCCCCAAGAGGACCATCAGCGCCGTACCCAGAAATCCTGCAATGAATCAACTTGGGAAACTTCGCTTGCAACACCTCTTCGTAACCTAAATGCCATTTTTCAAGCGTACCAGTCTTAAGGTTTTCGATTAATACATCTGCATCCTCAAGCAACCGAAACAAAACATCGCGCCCATTATTTTTTGACAAATCGAGAGCCAGAGAACGTTTGTTACGATTTAGTCCTAAAAAATATGAGGCATTACCCTCGAAAAATGGCGGCCCCCAATCGCGCACCTCATCGCCCTGAGGTGGCTCAATTTTAATAACGCAAGCACCATGATCGGCCAAGATTTGAGTCGCATAAGGCCCCCCTAATACGCGGGTTAAATCAATAACTTTCAAGCCGGCCAGAGCACCGGCAGTCTCTTCGGTCAAACTCACATCTCCTTTTTCAAGCACATAACCTCAATATCTAACCAAAAACTCGCTCTACGAAAGTGGGGTAGGTCGCAGCTAATTGATCCGCAACTGAACCACGCAAACAATTCAGCAAATCAATGCCTGGGAGCGGGGTTTCTGGAATATTGTCGGGACAAATAAACTCGAACCCAGTATTTTCTTTCACACTTTGGATGGTTTCGCCAGGGTGTAAGCTCGCCAGAACAAAACTTCTTTCTGCACTATTAAATTTCATTACACAACGCCCCGTAACTAGCGCGTACGGCCCCCCCGGCCTGTGGACGAGAGGCTCCGAACCTCCAGCAGCGCTTATAAAGTCGACTTTATCAACAAAGACACGAGATGTATGTTCCTCCCTAAATAAGATTACGCGAGGAACTACGTAATACAGATAGGCCGAACCGAATGACCCTGGAAATCGAACGCTCATTTGAGGGTAGTCGCCAATACCGACAAGATTTACATTCGCCTCTCCATCTATTTGCCCACCGCTTAGAAAAAAAGCATCAATACGCCCCTGCCCGGCAAGGTCAAATAATTCTCTCCCTCCATCTGTAAAGGTATATCGTTGGGTATTACCAAGAATGCTAACTCGAACTTGACCTTTCGATCTCCTGCGCATCAACATAGCGGCAGCGGCAGGTATCGGCGATGAAGCGCCAACCGCAACGTGTTTTATGCCTTGCAGGAGCGGCAATATAGAAAAAATGACGATTTCTTCGACTTTAAGCATGTCTGTCACGCCCCAGCTATCCGCGTGTATACATGCTCTACCAAGTATTTTTGAAATCCTGTTGTACTCGATGCCATCTCAAAATATTTACGGATATGGCGGACGTCACGAACATAATGATTAGGGAGCGCAATTGGCCACGCCCCTCTTTCTGCTTCCGCGATTCCTGTAATGTAAATCGCTGGGATTGTACCAGCTGCATACTTTTCATCGTCCAATAAATTTCCATTAAAAAAGCGCTCATACGATACAAATGTTTCAGTGGAAGCATGAGCTAACGTCATCAATTCCTTATGTACACCAATCCAAACATTACCTTCCTTATCTGCCAACGGCGAATGAAATAATGCCACATCGGGCTTTAAGGCAGGCAACAAAACAATAGGGTCATTGGATTGATGAAAAGGATTATCTATCACAGTCCAGTCGGATCGATTTTTCAAGAGGTCAGTGCCCAATACTCCTCGCATCGGCATGAAGGGCACTCCTTTTTCTGACGCCTGCAGTGCACCATGGATCGCTGGACAGGTAGCATCTAAAATTTTTATACTCCCCGTTCTTATCGCTTCAGAGAAGCGCGGAGCAAGCCCCTCCTCACCAAGTGTCACAGCTGCACACTCAACTTTAGAAACTGCGTTTATCCCTATTAATAGATCTGCTTGTAAACCGAGAGCCGGAACACCGATTAAATGAAGATCTCTGGGGGAGTGGTTTACAAGCGCCCGAACCGCTGCCAACGCACAGCCACATCCATTGTATTCAGGAGCCAAAGCTAATTTAGAACCGTCAGGAATTGATTCCGCTATTTCATTTAATGATTTGAATACCGATGTCATAATAAAACCCTAGCAACTTTAGGAACAGCGGGATAGGCCTGTCTACCTCGTTATTTCGGAGAAGCACTATTGCCACAAGTGCTAAGTTTTTATAACTATACAGTTATGAAACTTTCACGTTCAATTTTATCTATCCTTCTAATCGCGACATTTCTTGTCTTGGATACGACAAAAGTAGATGCCACTGAAAATAATTCTCATAAAAAATATATAGGTTCAGAAAAAAATAACGTTCCTCATGGAAAGGGAACCATGACGTGGCACGACGGGCGCAAGTATTCTGGTGAATGGAGAAATGGCAAACGCCATGGTTATGGCACCTACCACTGGCCCGGCGGCGAGGTATACCGTGGCCAATGGCAAAATAATTTGTGGCATGGCCAGGGGACCTATTCCAAGCCTAACGGAACTATTATGACCGGCAAATGGCAAGAGGGAAGTTTCTGGAATGTGATATCAATTGGGCCTGATAACGAGCGGCTTGAATGGAAGAATGGTATTCCTACTAATGCAGATGAACTTTGCCCCTGCAAGCCATAGTCAGACAAAACTTCTAACTTTTTAAAAGACACCCATATCGAGTCCTATTGCAACTGCAACACCTAAGTCATGACATTTCTCGACGAAGGAATCGTCCCAATCTCCATGACAGATAAGTGGCTGTTGAACTGGCCTCCATCGAAGTCCTTTAGTAATGCTCTCTACTGCGCGGCGAGTACCTGTACCATCATGAACCGCACGGATAAATAAACCGTAGGGAAGACCCTGTTTTCTTTCAAGCACTGGGTAATAACAGCGATCAAAAAAGTCTTTAAGTGCTCCAGACATATAACCCAGATTTTCCGTTGTTCCTAGTATTATAGCGTCGCATGCTAAAACGTCTTCGGGCTGGGTATTGAATGGGCTCAACATATCGACGGTTACGGAGAGTTGGGTATCGCTTTTTGCGCCTTTTCCAACAGCCGCAAACAACCGCTGAGTATTTTCTGAGGGTGCGTGCGCTACAACTAGCAGTTTTTTCTTGCCCATGCCCTATCATCATTAACTTAAAAAGTTACGTGCAAGATTACGAATTTATCAACAACTGATCCAGCTTATTGACAAACAAAAAATAACAAAGATTTACGTTTTGTACTCTTCTTGCAACCAACAGCGCTATTAAACGCCTGCTTTATAAAAACTGACATTATTGTGCAATAATATTTTAGTATATGCGTTTAACTGGAACCATTGGGTCTCAGGATCTACCATTGAAAGAAAATATGAAGGATCAAATGATGGTAAAAAGTTCAGTAATACCCACCTCCATCATAGAGACAGCCAAGGGGAAACTCGAGGGCCATATTACAGAGGGTGTTCATACATTTAAGGGCATTCCCTACGGCCGGGCGCCAATAGGGATTCGACGCTGGCGTAGAGCCACTCCCCCCGACAGTTGGACTGGAACAAGAACAGCTTTGACATTCTGCGACCGCGCCCCCCAGATTGATCGTGTCAGACGCAGCGCCAACGCGTGGATCCGCGACCCGGGGCCAAAGAGCGAAAATTGTTTATGCCTCAACATTTACACTGCTGCCGTCAAAGGCACACAACCGGTAATGGTTTACCTTCACGGTGGAGGCTTTCGATATGGGTCGGGTGCTGCCGCTGGGCTTGATGGAACAAGGCTTTCAAAAAACGGGAAAGTGGTTGTTGTCACGCTAAACCATCGGCTTAATATCTTTGGGTTTGCCAACTTTTCTGATTTTGGGGGGCAAGAATTCTCCGATACAACGAATCTTGGCATGTTAGACATAGTCGATGCCCTCACATGGATTAGAGATAATATCAGAGCCTTTGGAGGCGATCCTAATAATGTGACAATATTCGGCCAATCCGGAGGCGGCTGCAAAGTTGCTGCATTAATGGCCATGTCAAGCGCCAAAGGACTATTCCACAAGGCAATAATGCAAAGCTCTTCCGCGCATATGAGGTTGGCGACGTTGGAAGACACCGATCGAGTAACCCACAACGTTATTCGACAGCTTAAGGTCACCGACATGAAAATGCTTCAAGAGCTACCTTGGAAAACAGTATTCGATGGGTATTTGAAAGCGGTTGCGGAAAACTTTGATAATGATTGTTTTCGTCCTTCTGTTGATGGAATCGTTATTGCACACAATCCCTTCGAGAGTGAGTCACTCGATCTTTCTCGAGACATTCCACTAATGATCGGCACTGCTGAGACTGAAAAGAGTTTTTATGATATCATACTACCTCCAGATCAACTTTCTCTGACTGAACAACAGCTTCATGACAAAGTCGCAGCTTTTGTGGGAGTAACAGATGCACGTGGATTAATAAGCAAGTACCGTCAGGGGCGAAAAGAAGAAACTCTGCGCGACATATTCAATCGTATCACATCTGACCAAATGTACCGCCGCAATTGTATAGAAGCAGCCGAGAGGAAGTCGGCCAGTAACGGAAAAAAAGTCTGGCTCTATGAATTTACCTTTCGTATTCCGGCGTTGGGTGGAATCCTTAAATCACCGCACACGATGTGTTTGCCGTTTGTATTCGGAACAACGGATATAGCCAAAAATTTTGTCGGAGCCGGAGCTGGGCAAAACCAATTAACCAAAATCGTGCAAGGGGCCTGGTCGTCCTTTGCACACACTGGTGATCCTAACCATTCCGGAATGCCATCTTGGCCTCCCTATCAAGTCAACACACGGCCAACAATGCTATTTGATAATCCATGCACCGTAGTTGAAAACCCCAAGGCAGATGACCGAACCACTATAATGGCGTGCCCACCATTTATTACAGATCGAATGAACCGCGTGCCGTAACTGGATAACGAAGAACTTTATTCATAATTAGAACTTAATACTGTTGGCATGTAACATTTTTTCTGAAGATACAGCAAGCGCACTGTAAGCAATATGGCTGCCGCAGAAAGTCCTGCAACGAAACCAATCCATAACCCTGTTGCTCCTAGTTCTGTTTTGAACGCAAGTGTCACCCCAAGACCAAGTCCAAAAACCCAATAGCTAAGAGCTGCAATTAGCATGGGCCGGAATGTATCATTGAGCCCTCGTAGCGCACCGGCAATAACAGCTTGGATACCATCAGCTAATTGAAAAAATGCTGCAAATAATAAAAATGAGACAGCAAGTTCCATAACTGGAACGTTAAAAGTAAGACTTTTGTCAATGAAAATTGATGCAAAAGTCTCCGGGATAATCAATATCAACACTGTGGCGGCGCTCATAAAAATTAATGCTACTGCACTAACCATCCAACCTATACGGTAAGTTGTAACAATGTCTTGTCTTCCTACTGCCTGCCCGACCAAAACCGTAGCCGCCTGACCAAGCCCCATTGGGACCATATATGATATATGCGGCAGCTGAATGGCAATCATATGCGCAGCCAATGCAGTAACGCCAAATAGTCCCATTACAAATGCAACGGCAATAAAAAAACCCGCTTCCATTAAACTCATTGCGGCAATGGGGAGACCAATACGAAATATTCTTTTAAAAATTAACCAATCTGGACGGAAAAATTGGGACAGAATTCTATAATTTCGGTAAGGTTTTAGCCGAACTGTTAATACAAATAAAAATCCAAACATAAATACGTTCACCGAAGTTGTTGATATGCCGGCACCGATTAATTCAAGTCTTGGCAATCCGAACTTGCCAAATATCAGGGCATAATCTAAGAACGCATTGAGAAACACACCGGTCAACATTATCCAAAAAGCAACCATTGGCCTGTTTAGTGCTGATACAAAATTACGAAGTACCGTGAACGCAACGGCAAAGGGGAGGCTCCATTTAAGAGTGCTCATGTAAGAATTTGCATGCGGCAAAGCGGCGGCTGGCTGGCCAATTAAAACAAGAAACCATTCTAAGAATGATAAAGCAGCGACGCATGGGAACGTAAGAAAAAAAGCAACCCATAAACCTTGGCGGATCACTCGACGAACCATGTTTTTTTCACCGGCCCCATAATGCTGGGCTGCGAGGGAAGCCGTTGAGGCAGTCAAACCTACACAACTGACATAAATGATAAAATACACCATTAGACTTAGCGTTGCTCCAGCGAGCTCTTTGGAACCTAAGTGCCCTATCATTGCTGTATCGGTAGCAAGCATTGCTACCCAAGCTAGCTGGGTCAGCACTAACGGACATGCAAGTCGAAACATCTCCGATAGTTCTGAAAATAAATGTTGAGGCAAAAACATGACAGACTCAAACCATAGCAATTACTATTCAAAGACGAATGCTGTAGATATTGATCTTCAGCGACTACGATATTGAGATTATTTTATTTTCTAAAAATGTATCGTGGGTGAACGTTATTTATTTTTATTGGATAACTCCCTTAAAGCTTTTAGCGTGGTACGCGTCGATATCATATCCGGATCTATACGGAGTTCTAAGAGGGCTATTTTGCCCGCGCCGATAGCACGCTCAAAAGCTGGAGCAAAATCCTCGGTTCGCTCAACAACCTCACCAAACCCTCCAAAACTCTCCGACCATTTCGCAAAATCTGGATTAGATAACTCTGTCGCAACATCACGTCCCGGGTAATCTCTGTCCTGATGCATACGTATGGTGCCATACATATTATTATTAATTATTATAATTACGGGATCGACACCGTGTTGAACCGCTGCTGCAAATTCTTGCCCCGACATCATTGCACCACCATCGCCCGCAAAGCCAACTACAATTCGATTTGGATAAGTTGCTCGCGCAGCGATAGCGGCTGGTATCCCGTAGCCCATAGCGCCAGATGTCGGCGCAAGCTGCGTCCTATAACGTCTGTAACGATAGAAGCGCTGCGGCCAACCTGAGAAATTCCCAGCATCGTTCGTAAGTATTGCATCTTCTGGGAGAACCTCATTCAAATATCTTATGACCGAATGCATGTCGAGCTTACCCACCATTGGAATTGAAGGCTCCCAATTTGCAAGCTGTTCAGAACGAAGAGTTCTAGTCCATTCAGCCCAAGACGGATTTTTAATCGCTGGCATTTCCATTACTGCACGAGCAAAACTTTCCATAGATGCGACAATTGGTAGTTCTGGAGTGTAAACTCGTCCTAATTCGCCCGGCTCCATGTAAACGTGCACCAACTTCTGTTTTGGTGTAGGTATGTCCAATAATTCGTAAATAGAGGTTGTCATTTCACCCATTCTTGCGCCAACAACAAGTAACAGGTCGGCCTCTTTTATCCGGCTGGCAAGCTTGGGATTTACCGTGGTTCCCAGTTCGCCTGCATAACAACAGTGCTCATTATCAATAAAATCCTGACAGCGAAAAGATGTTGTTACTGGAATTTGATTAGCGATTGCGAATGTTTCAAAATTAGCGCAAGCCTCTGGTGACCATCCGCCGCCTCCAAGCACCGCCAATGGCCTGCTCGCCGCTTCAAGCATGCCTTTAAGAGCCTCTATATCGCTCAAAGCTGCATTCGGGCGGGCAATTTTATAAGGTTTTGCATCAGCGGCTGAGGTGAGATCACGCAGCATATCCTCAGGCAAAGCAACAGCCACTGGACCAGGACGCCCTGACATAGCCCGGTGGAAAGCTTGAGCAACTAATTCTGGAATTCTATCGGCATTGTCAATTTGAACTACCCATTTACAAAGCGCCCCGTAAAATTGGTGATAGTCTACTTCCTGGAAGGCCTCTCTATATTCTTGGCTACGAGCGACCTGCCCTATAAAAATCAACATGGGACTTGAGTCTTGCATGGCGGTATGAACGCCTATAGAAGCATTACAGGCACCTGGCGCCCGAGTAACCATTGCTATTCCTGGCTTACCCGTTAGCTTCGCATATGCATCAGCCATGTTAGTTACACCTCCCTCCTGACGGCAGGTCATAATTTTCATGGTGTTTTGAGCATCATGCATCGCATCGAGGGCAGCTAAATAACTCTCCCCAGGCAGGCAAAATATAGTGTCCACTCCATGAACCCGTAGTTGATCTATTAATATCTGACCACCGGTTCGCAGCTTTTCGTTATCTACAGCCATGCCGTAAACTCCAATCTTTTGTGTCATTACGCATCATTTTTAATGCTATCGTATTTTCTTGTCTTGTTTACGGAACCCTATTTATCGCATTTTACCGCTGAAGATAACCGGAGAATATAATGAAGAAAAATACTACTACCTGCCGCATCTCTGAACTTGAACAGCAATTGGCACATCAGGAAAATACTATCGAGGAATTGAATGGCAGCGTTATTGAACAATGGCAATTGATAAAAAGTCTGGAGGACAAATTACTACACCTCCAGGATCGACTGCTCAGCATAGAGGCTGGGCAATCTTTGAAAGAATTCAAAGATGAGTTGCCACCCCATTATTAATTCTAACCCAAAGAAAGAGTTGTTTGAAGATCTCTTCTTTATCTCCAAAATGACTTTGTAGATAAATTTTTAGCACGGGTGATGCTACTTGCCAGAGAACAGGTAGCGAAAGATTTTGATAAATACGCCATCAAAATTTTTCTCCCAGAGTATCCATGTAAGCATTAATTATACTATTCATGTTGGAAAAGATCATTGACCCTTCAGCTCATA
This genomic stretch from Pseudomonadota bacterium harbors:
- a CDS encoding CoA transferase, which encodes MTEETAGALAGLKVIDLTRVLGGPYATQILADHGACVIKIEPPQGDEVRDWGPPFFEGNASYFLGLNRNKRSLALDLSKNNGRDVLFRLLEDADVLIENLKTGTLEKWHLGYEEVLQAKFPKLIHCRISGYGADGPLGGLPGYDAIVQAYAGWFSVNGDSESGPTRIGIPMVDMGTGLYSVIGILMALREREQSGIGQFIDMTLYDCAVSLMHPHIPNYMLSNETPVPTGNAHPNISPYDRFHTKTVDIFIGAGNDRAFKRLCSAIEAHEIALDHRFATSKSRNEHREVLTKLLSDIIIKEDGEALCGRLMRAGVPAGPILNTAQVMDAEHTKHRKMNVHCDWWRGAGIPIKFGRTPGAITTPPPKFGVHGRGILKEYGLSDEEIDKLIRENVLIEKRS
- a CDS encoding CoA-transferase, translating into MLKVEEIVIFSILPLLQGIKHVAVGASSPIPAAAAMLMRRRSKGQVRVSILGNTQRYTFTDGGRELFDLAGQGRIDAFFLSGGQIDGEANVNLVGIGDYPQMSVRFPGSFGSAYLYYVVPRVILFREEHTSRVFVDKVDFISAAGGSEPLVHRPGGPYALVTGRCVMKFNSAERSFVLASLHPGETIQSVKENTGFEFICPDNIPETPLPGIDLLNCLRGSVADQLAATYPTFVERVFG
- a CDS encoding CoA synthetase, giving the protein MTSVFKSLNEIAESIPDGSKLALAPEYNGCGCALAAVRALVNHSPRDLHLIGVPALGLQADLLIGINAVSKVECAAVTLGEEGLAPRFSEAIRTGSIKILDATCPAIHGALQASEKGVPFMPMRGVLGTDLLKNRSDWTVIDNPFHQSNDPIVLLPALKPDVALFHSPLADKEGNVWIGVHKELMTLAHASTETFVSYERFFNGNLLDDEKYAAGTIPAIYITGIAEAERGAWPIALPNHYVRDVRHIRKYFEMASSTTGFQKYLVEHVYTRIAGA
- a CDS encoding flavodoxin family protein, yielding MGKKKLLVVAHAPSENTQRLFAAVGKGAKSDTQLSVTVDMLSPFNTQPEDVLACDAIILGTTENLGYMSGALKDFFDRCYYPVLERKQGLPYGLFIRAVHDGTGTRRAVESITKGLRWRPVQQPLICHGDWDDSFVEKCHDLGVAVAIGLDMGVF
- a CDS encoding carboxylesterase family protein is translated as MKENMKDQMMVKSSVIPTSIIETAKGKLEGHITEGVHTFKGIPYGRAPIGIRRWRRATPPDSWTGTRTALTFCDRAPQIDRVRRSANAWIRDPGPKSENCLCLNIYTAAVKGTQPVMVYLHGGGFRYGSGAAAGLDGTRLSKNGKVVVVTLNHRLNIFGFANFSDFGGQEFSDTTNLGMLDIVDALTWIRDNIRAFGGDPNNVTIFGQSGGGCKVAALMAMSSAKGLFHKAIMQSSSAHMRLATLEDTDRVTHNVIRQLKVTDMKMLQELPWKTVFDGYLKAVAENFDNDCFRPSVDGIVIAHNPFESESLDLSRDIPLMIGTAETEKSFYDIILPPDQLSLTEQQLHDKVAAFVGVTDARGLISKYRQGRKEETLRDIFNRITSDQMYRRNCIEAAERKSASNGKKVWLYEFTFRIPALGGILKSPHTMCLPFVFGTTDIAKNFVGAGAGQNQLTKIVQGAWSSFAHTGDPNHSGMPSWPPYQVNTRPTMLFDNPCTVVENPKADDRTTIMACPPFITDRMNRVP
- a CDS encoding MATE family efflux transporter produces the protein MFLPQHLFSELSEMFRLACPLVLTQLAWVAMLATDTAMIGHLGSKELAGATLSLMVYFIIYVSCVGLTASTASLAAQHYGAGEKNMVRRVIRQGLWVAFFLTFPCVAALSFLEWFLVLIGQPAAALPHANSYMSTLKWSLPFAVAFTVLRNFVSALNRPMVAFWIMLTGVFLNAFLDYALIFGKFGLPRLELIGAGISTTSVNVFMFGFLFVLTVRLKPYRNYRILSQFFRPDWLIFKRIFRIGLPIAAMSLMEAGFFIAVAFVMGLFGVTALAAHMIAIQLPHISYMVPMGLGQAATVLVGQAVGRQDIVTTYRIGWMVSAVALIFMSAATVLILIIPETFASIFIDKSLTFNVPVMELAVSFLLFAAFFQLADGIQAVIAGALRGLNDTFRPMLIAALSYWVFGLGLGVTLAFKTELGATGLWIGFVAGLSAAAILLTVRLLYLQKKCYMPTVLSSNYE
- a CDS encoding thiamine pyrophosphate-binding protein; amino-acid sequence: MTQKIGVYGMAVDNEKLRTGGQILIDQLRVHGVDTIFCLPGESYLAALDAMHDAQNTMKIMTCRQEGGVTNMADAYAKLTGKPGIAMVTRAPGACNASIGVHTAMQDSSPMLIFIGQVARSQEYREAFQEVDYHQFYGALCKWVVQIDNADRIPELVAQAFHRAMSGRPGPVAVALPEDMLRDLTSAADAKPYKIARPNAALSDIEALKGMLEAASRPLAVLGGGGWSPEACANFETFAIANQIPVTTSFRCQDFIDNEHCCYAGELGTTVNPKLASRIKEADLLLVVGARMGEMTTSIYELLDIPTPKQKLVHVYMEPGELGRVYTPELPIVASMESFARAVMEMPAIKNPSWAEWTRTLRSEQLANWEPSIPMVGKLDMHSVIRYLNEVLPEDAILTNDAGNFSGWPQRFYRYRRYRTQLAPTSGAMGYGIPAAIAARATYPNRIVVGFAGDGGAMMSGQEFAAAVQHGVDPVIIIINNNMYGTIRMHQDRDYPGRDVATELSNPDFAKWSESFGGFGEVVERTEDFAPAFERAIGAGKIALLELRIDPDMISTRTTLKALRELSNKNK
- a CDS encoding SlyX family protein, with product MKKNTTTCRISELEQQLAHQENTIEELNGSVIEQWQLIKSLEDKLLHLQDRLLSIEAGQSLKEFKDELPPHY